Proteins encoded within one genomic window of Balaenoptera ricei isolate mBalRic1 chromosome 10, mBalRic1.hap2, whole genome shotgun sequence:
- the PLEKHG6 gene encoding pleckstrin homology domain-containing family G member 6 isoform X2 translates to MHAFGPPNEGSLQGLVASRIETYGGRLRASTLSTSGSLYPRGGPVLDPSRRRLQGYVPFTKGSGPARGLSPLRLREPDPEKRHGGPFGAGTPHFPKLKEVTRAHELEVRLHTFSMFGMPRLPPEDRRHWEIGEDGDSSLAIEKSWKELVPGHKEMSRELCHQQEALWELLTTELIYVRKLKIMTDLLAAGLLNLQRVGLLTEVSAETLFGNVPSLIRAHRSFWEEVLGPTLEETRASGQPLDPVSLQNGFLSFSQRFQPYILYCLRVKQTMAYAWEQQDSSPLFHTFVQWCEKHKRSGRQTLGDLLIKPHQRITKYPLLLQAVLKRSPEARAREALTAMVGPPGLYPRESGADRSGGVVPPTHQQAGAPGRRAGELGGCRPAHRALRGPGAAQRGGGEGGTASALLLCSVRPQNLRPFSTLDLMAPVLGLASEHTRQLLLEGPVRVKEGREGKLDVYLFLFSDVLLVTKTLRRADKAKVIRPPLMLEKLVCRPLRDPSSFLLIHLTEFQCVSSALTVHCPRATDCALWLEKTQQAQVALQKLKAEECIQQKRELLALYQDRDGESPGPRPSTPSAEGSESSTEGRTPESSTVIPQLVVTEDTDEDAPSVPDDTSDSGYGTLVPGSPKASHFPPNRLRSRAFRRDPRLTFSTLDLQDVPLHPLPPDPQAPQRRSTPELPEESVQKGGSLPRGDPPTSSEEEDRTSVGENVVVENLHRARLRGQLSPSPTHADSAGESPWDSSGDEEEEGPFLGPGYSPSPHPLRAEDMLREIREELASQRIESVPEPGDSRPRKLTRVQLQRMRGLHVVHLDTPLSTSEV, encoded by the exons ATGCACGCCTTTGGTCCTCCCAATGAGGGTAGCCTCCAAGGACTGGTGGCCTCCCGCATTGAGACCTATGGGGGCCGGCTTCGGGCCTCCACCCTGAGTACTTCTGGCAGTCTCTATCCCCGAGGAGGCCCCGTGCTG GATCCCAGTCGCCGACGCCTCCAAGGCTATGTCCCCTTTACCAAGGGTTCTGGCCCGGCCCGAGGCCTGTCTCCCCTGAGGCTGCGAGAACCAGATCCCGAGAAGAGGCATGGAGGCCCCTTTGGGGCTGGGACACCTCACTTCCCCAAACTCAAG GAAGTCACCAGAGCCCACGAGCTGGAGGTGAGGCTGCACACGTTCAGCATGTTCGGGATGCCCCGCCTGCCCCCAGAGGACCGGCGGCACTGGGAGATCGGAGAGGACGGTGACAGCAGTCTGGCCATTGAGAAGTCCTGGAAGGAGCTGGTGCCTGGGCACAAG GAGATGAGCCGGGAGCTCTGCCACCAGCAGGAAGCGCTGTGGGAGCTACTGACCACGGAGCTCATCTACGTGCGGAAGCTCAAGATCATGACAGAT CTCCTAGCCGCCGGTTTGCTGAACTTGCAACGAGTGGGTCTGCTGACGGAA GTGTCAGCTGAGACCCTGTTTGGAAATGTCCCCAGCCTGATCCGAGCCCACCGGAGCTTTTGGGAAGAGGTGCTGGGGCCCACCCTGGAGGAGACGCGAGCCTCGGGCCAGCCTCTGGACCCTGTCAGCCTGCAAAACGGCTTCCTGTCG TTCAGCCAGCGCTTCCAGCCCTACATCCTGTACTGCCTGCGAGTGAAGCAGACCATGGCCTACGCCTGGGAGCAGCAGGACAGCAGCCCTCTCTTCCACACCTTCGTGCAG TGGTGTGAGAAGCACAAGCGCTCGGGGAGGCAGACGCTGGGGGACCTCCTCATCAAGCCCCACCAGCGCATCACCAAGTACCCACTGCTGCTCCAGGCTGTGCTCAAGAGGAGCCCCGAGGCCCGCGCCCGGGAGGCCCTGACCGCCATGGTAGGGCCACCAGGGCTGTACCCTCGGGAGTCGGGGGCTG ATCGCAGCGGTGGAGTCGTTCCTCCGACACATCAACAAGCGGGTGCGCCAGGGCGAAGAGCAGGAGAGCTTGGTGGCTGCCGCCCGGCGCATCGGGCCCTACGAGGTCCTGGAGCCGCCCAGCGAGGAGGTGGAGAag GCGGGACAGCCAGTGCCCTGCTCCTGTGCTCTGTGCGCCCTCAGAACCTGCGTCCGTTCTCCACGCTGGACCTGATGGCCCCCGTGCTGGGGCTTGCTTCCGAGCACACCAGGCAGCTGCTGCTTGAGGGGCCTGTGCGCGTGAAGGAGGGACGAGAAGGGAAG CTGGATGTGTACCTGTTCCTCTTCTCTGATGTGCTCTTGGTGACCAAGACCCTTCGCAGGGCAGACAAAGCCAAGGTTATCCGCCCGCCCCTCATGCTGGAGAAGCTTGTGTGCCGACCGCTCCGAGATCCAA GCAGCTTCCTGCTTATCCACCTCACCGAATTCCAGTGCGTCTCCAGCGCCCTCACTGTGCACTGTCCCAGAGCTACAGACTGTGCCCTATGGCTGGAGAAGACCCAGCAGGCCCAG GTCGCCCTGCAAAAGCTGAAGGCAGAGGAGTGCATCCAACAGAAGAGGGAGCTCCTGGCCCTCTATCAGGACCGGGACGGGGAgtccccaggccccaggccctccACGCCTTCCGCGGAAGGCTCTGAGAGCAGCACAGAGGGAAG GACTCCTGAGTCCTCGACCGTCATCCCCCAGCTGGTGGTGACAGAAGACACAGATGAAGATGCTCCCTCGGTACCAGATGATACCTCGGACTCTGGCTATGGCACTCTGGTCCCAGGCTCCCCCAAGGCGTCCCACTTCCCGCCAAACCGTCTACGCTCCAGGGCCTTTCGGCGGGACCCTCGCCTCACCTTCTCCACCCTGGACCTCCAAGATGTTCCTTTGcatcctctgcctcctgaccccCAAGCTCCCCAACGCCGAAGCACCCCTGAACTGCCAGAGGAAAGTGTCCAGAAAGGAGGCAGCCTTCCCAGGGGAGACCCACCGACCTCGTCTGAGGAAGAAGACAGGACCTCGGTTGGAGAGAATGTGGTAGTGGAAAACTTACATAGGGCCCGACTTCGGGGGCAGCTCTCCCCCTCCCCGACCCACGCTGACTCTGCTGGGGAAAGCCCCTGGGACTCCTCAGGGGACGAGGAAGAAGAGGGGCCCTTCCTGGGACCCGGCTACAGCCCCTCCCCTCACCCGCTCCGGGCCGAGGACATGCTCCGAGAGATCCGGGAGGAACTGGCCAGCCAAAGGATTGAGAGCGTCCCCGAGCCTGGGGACAGCAGACCTCGGAAGCTGACTCGGGTCCAACTGCAGAGGATGCGGGGGCTTCACGTCGTACACCTGGACACGCCCCTGTCCACATC AGAGGTGTGA
- the PLEKHG6 gene encoding pleckstrin homology domain-containing family G member 6 isoform X1 yields MHAFGPPNEGSLQGLVASRIETYGGRLRASTLSTSGSLYPRGGPVLDPSRRRLQGYVPFTKGSGPARGLSPLRLREPDPEKRHGGPFGAGTPHFPKLKEVTRAHELEVRLHTFSMFGMPRLPPEDRRHWEIGEDGDSSLAIEKSWKELVPGHKEMSRELCHQQEALWELLTTELIYVRKLKIMTDLLAAGLLNLQRVGLLTEVSAETLFGNVPSLIRAHRSFWEEVLGPTLEETRASGQPLDPVSLQNGFLSFSQRFQPYILYCLRVKQTMAYAWEQQDSSPLFHTFVQWCEKHKRSGRQTLGDLLIKPHQRITKYPLLLQAVLKRSPEARAREALTAMVGPPGLYPRESGADRSGGVVPPTHQQAGAPGRRAGELGGCRPAHRALRGPGAAQRGGGEGGTASALLLCSVRPQNLRPFSTLDLMAPVLGLASEHTRQLLLEGPVRVKEGREGKLDVYLFLFSDVLLVTKTLRRADKAKVIRPPLMLEKLVCRPLRDPSSFLLIHLTEFQCVSSALTVHCPRATDCALWLEKTQQAQVALQKLKAEECIQQKRELLALYQDRDGESPGPRPSTPSAEGSESSTEGSNCRTPESSTVIPQLVVTEDTDEDAPSVPDDTSDSGYGTLVPGSPKASHFPPNRLRSRAFRRDPRLTFSTLDLQDVPLHPLPPDPQAPQRRSTPELPEESVQKGGSLPRGDPPTSSEEEDRTSVGENVVVENLHRARLRGQLSPSPTHADSAGESPWDSSGDEEEEGPFLGPGYSPSPHPLRAEDMLREIREELASQRIESVPEPGDSRPRKLTRVQLQRMRGLHVVHLDTPLSTSEV; encoded by the exons ATGCACGCCTTTGGTCCTCCCAATGAGGGTAGCCTCCAAGGACTGGTGGCCTCCCGCATTGAGACCTATGGGGGCCGGCTTCGGGCCTCCACCCTGAGTACTTCTGGCAGTCTCTATCCCCGAGGAGGCCCCGTGCTG GATCCCAGTCGCCGACGCCTCCAAGGCTATGTCCCCTTTACCAAGGGTTCTGGCCCGGCCCGAGGCCTGTCTCCCCTGAGGCTGCGAGAACCAGATCCCGAGAAGAGGCATGGAGGCCCCTTTGGGGCTGGGACACCTCACTTCCCCAAACTCAAG GAAGTCACCAGAGCCCACGAGCTGGAGGTGAGGCTGCACACGTTCAGCATGTTCGGGATGCCCCGCCTGCCCCCAGAGGACCGGCGGCACTGGGAGATCGGAGAGGACGGTGACAGCAGTCTGGCCATTGAGAAGTCCTGGAAGGAGCTGGTGCCTGGGCACAAG GAGATGAGCCGGGAGCTCTGCCACCAGCAGGAAGCGCTGTGGGAGCTACTGACCACGGAGCTCATCTACGTGCGGAAGCTCAAGATCATGACAGAT CTCCTAGCCGCCGGTTTGCTGAACTTGCAACGAGTGGGTCTGCTGACGGAA GTGTCAGCTGAGACCCTGTTTGGAAATGTCCCCAGCCTGATCCGAGCCCACCGGAGCTTTTGGGAAGAGGTGCTGGGGCCCACCCTGGAGGAGACGCGAGCCTCGGGCCAGCCTCTGGACCCTGTCAGCCTGCAAAACGGCTTCCTGTCG TTCAGCCAGCGCTTCCAGCCCTACATCCTGTACTGCCTGCGAGTGAAGCAGACCATGGCCTACGCCTGGGAGCAGCAGGACAGCAGCCCTCTCTTCCACACCTTCGTGCAG TGGTGTGAGAAGCACAAGCGCTCGGGGAGGCAGACGCTGGGGGACCTCCTCATCAAGCCCCACCAGCGCATCACCAAGTACCCACTGCTGCTCCAGGCTGTGCTCAAGAGGAGCCCCGAGGCCCGCGCCCGGGAGGCCCTGACCGCCATGGTAGGGCCACCAGGGCTGTACCCTCGGGAGTCGGGGGCTG ATCGCAGCGGTGGAGTCGTTCCTCCGACACATCAACAAGCGGGTGCGCCAGGGCGAAGAGCAGGAGAGCTTGGTGGCTGCCGCCCGGCGCATCGGGCCCTACGAGGTCCTGGAGCCGCCCAGCGAGGAGGTGGAGAag GCGGGACAGCCAGTGCCCTGCTCCTGTGCTCTGTGCGCCCTCAGAACCTGCGTCCGTTCTCCACGCTGGACCTGATGGCCCCCGTGCTGGGGCTTGCTTCCGAGCACACCAGGCAGCTGCTGCTTGAGGGGCCTGTGCGCGTGAAGGAGGGACGAGAAGGGAAG CTGGATGTGTACCTGTTCCTCTTCTCTGATGTGCTCTTGGTGACCAAGACCCTTCGCAGGGCAGACAAAGCCAAGGTTATCCGCCCGCCCCTCATGCTGGAGAAGCTTGTGTGCCGACCGCTCCGAGATCCAA GCAGCTTCCTGCTTATCCACCTCACCGAATTCCAGTGCGTCTCCAGCGCCCTCACTGTGCACTGTCCCAGAGCTACAGACTGTGCCCTATGGCTGGAGAAGACCCAGCAGGCCCAG GTCGCCCTGCAAAAGCTGAAGGCAGAGGAGTGCATCCAACAGAAGAGGGAGCTCCTGGCCCTCTATCAGGACCGGGACGGGGAgtccccaggccccaggccctccACGCCTTCCGCGGAAGGCTCTGAGAGCAGCACAGAGGGAAG TAACTGTAGGACTCCTGAGTCCTCGACCGTCATCCCCCAGCTGGTGGTGACAGAAGACACAGATGAAGATGCTCCCTCGGTACCAGATGATACCTCGGACTCTGGCTATGGCACTCTGGTCCCAGGCTCCCCCAAGGCGTCCCACTTCCCGCCAAACCGTCTACGCTCCAGGGCCTTTCGGCGGGACCCTCGCCTCACCTTCTCCACCCTGGACCTCCAAGATGTTCCTTTGcatcctctgcctcctgaccccCAAGCTCCCCAACGCCGAAGCACCCCTGAACTGCCAGAGGAAAGTGTCCAGAAAGGAGGCAGCCTTCCCAGGGGAGACCCACCGACCTCGTCTGAGGAAGAAGACAGGACCTCGGTTGGAGAGAATGTGGTAGTGGAAAACTTACATAGGGCCCGACTTCGGGGGCAGCTCTCCCCCTCCCCGACCCACGCTGACTCTGCTGGGGAAAGCCCCTGGGACTCCTCAGGGGACGAGGAAGAAGAGGGGCCCTTCCTGGGACCCGGCTACAGCCCCTCCCCTCACCCGCTCCGGGCCGAGGACATGCTCCGAGAGATCCGGGAGGAACTGGCCAGCCAAAGGATTGAGAGCGTCCCCGAGCCTGGGGACAGCAGACCTCGGAAGCTGACTCGGGTCCAACTGCAGAGGATGCGGGGGCTTCACGTCGTACACCTGGACACGCCCCTGTCCACATC AGAGGTGTGA
- the PLEKHG6 gene encoding pleckstrin homology domain-containing family G member 6 isoform X3, translating to MHAFGPPNEGSLQGLVASRIETYGGRLRASTLSTSGSLYPRGGPVLGSGPARGLSPLRLREPDPEKRHGGPFGAGTPHFPKLKEVTRAHELEVRLHTFSMFGMPRLPPEDRRHWEIGEDGDSSLAIEKSWKELVPGHKEMSRELCHQQEALWELLTTELIYVRKLKIMTDLLAAGLLNLQRVGLLTEVSAETLFGNVPSLIRAHRSFWEEVLGPTLEETRASGQPLDPVSLQNGFLSFSQRFQPYILYCLRVKQTMAYAWEQQDSSPLFHTFVQWCEKHKRSGRQTLGDLLIKPHQRITKYPLLLQAVLKRSPEARAREALTAMVGPPGLYPRESGADRSGGVVPPTHQQAGAPGRRAGELGGCRPAHRALRGPGAAQRGGGEGGTASALLLCSVRPQNLRPFSTLDLMAPVLGLASEHTRQLLLEGPVRVKEGREGKLDVYLFLFSDVLLVTKTLRRADKAKVIRPPLMLEKLVCRPLRDPSSFLLIHLTEFQCVSSALTVHCPRATDCALWLEKTQQAQVALQKLKAEECIQQKRELLALYQDRDGESPGPRPSTPSAEGSESSTEGSNCRTPESSTVIPQLVVTEDTDEDAPSVPDDTSDSGYGTLVPGSPKASHFPPNRLRSRAFRRDPRLTFSTLDLQDVPLHPLPPDPQAPQRRSTPELPEESVQKGGSLPRGDPPTSSEEEDRTSVGENVVVENLHRARLRGQLSPSPTHADSAGESPWDSSGDEEEEGPFLGPGYSPSPHPLRAEDMLREIREELASQRIESVPEPGDSRPRKLTRVQLQRMRGLHVVHLDTPLSTSEV from the exons ATGCACGCCTTTGGTCCTCCCAATGAGGGTAGCCTCCAAGGACTGGTGGCCTCCCGCATTGAGACCTATGGGGGCCGGCTTCGGGCCTCCACCCTGAGTACTTCTGGCAGTCTCTATCCCCGAGGAGGCCCCGTGCTG GGTTCTGGCCCGGCCCGAGGCCTGTCTCCCCTGAGGCTGCGAGAACCAGATCCCGAGAAGAGGCATGGAGGCCCCTTTGGGGCTGGGACACCTCACTTCCCCAAACTCAAG GAAGTCACCAGAGCCCACGAGCTGGAGGTGAGGCTGCACACGTTCAGCATGTTCGGGATGCCCCGCCTGCCCCCAGAGGACCGGCGGCACTGGGAGATCGGAGAGGACGGTGACAGCAGTCTGGCCATTGAGAAGTCCTGGAAGGAGCTGGTGCCTGGGCACAAG GAGATGAGCCGGGAGCTCTGCCACCAGCAGGAAGCGCTGTGGGAGCTACTGACCACGGAGCTCATCTACGTGCGGAAGCTCAAGATCATGACAGAT CTCCTAGCCGCCGGTTTGCTGAACTTGCAACGAGTGGGTCTGCTGACGGAA GTGTCAGCTGAGACCCTGTTTGGAAATGTCCCCAGCCTGATCCGAGCCCACCGGAGCTTTTGGGAAGAGGTGCTGGGGCCCACCCTGGAGGAGACGCGAGCCTCGGGCCAGCCTCTGGACCCTGTCAGCCTGCAAAACGGCTTCCTGTCG TTCAGCCAGCGCTTCCAGCCCTACATCCTGTACTGCCTGCGAGTGAAGCAGACCATGGCCTACGCCTGGGAGCAGCAGGACAGCAGCCCTCTCTTCCACACCTTCGTGCAG TGGTGTGAGAAGCACAAGCGCTCGGGGAGGCAGACGCTGGGGGACCTCCTCATCAAGCCCCACCAGCGCATCACCAAGTACCCACTGCTGCTCCAGGCTGTGCTCAAGAGGAGCCCCGAGGCCCGCGCCCGGGAGGCCCTGACCGCCATGGTAGGGCCACCAGGGCTGTACCCTCGGGAGTCGGGGGCTG ATCGCAGCGGTGGAGTCGTTCCTCCGACACATCAACAAGCGGGTGCGCCAGGGCGAAGAGCAGGAGAGCTTGGTGGCTGCCGCCCGGCGCATCGGGCCCTACGAGGTCCTGGAGCCGCCCAGCGAGGAGGTGGAGAag GCGGGACAGCCAGTGCCCTGCTCCTGTGCTCTGTGCGCCCTCAGAACCTGCGTCCGTTCTCCACGCTGGACCTGATGGCCCCCGTGCTGGGGCTTGCTTCCGAGCACACCAGGCAGCTGCTGCTTGAGGGGCCTGTGCGCGTGAAGGAGGGACGAGAAGGGAAG CTGGATGTGTACCTGTTCCTCTTCTCTGATGTGCTCTTGGTGACCAAGACCCTTCGCAGGGCAGACAAAGCCAAGGTTATCCGCCCGCCCCTCATGCTGGAGAAGCTTGTGTGCCGACCGCTCCGAGATCCAA GCAGCTTCCTGCTTATCCACCTCACCGAATTCCAGTGCGTCTCCAGCGCCCTCACTGTGCACTGTCCCAGAGCTACAGACTGTGCCCTATGGCTGGAGAAGACCCAGCAGGCCCAG GTCGCCCTGCAAAAGCTGAAGGCAGAGGAGTGCATCCAACAGAAGAGGGAGCTCCTGGCCCTCTATCAGGACCGGGACGGGGAgtccccaggccccaggccctccACGCCTTCCGCGGAAGGCTCTGAGAGCAGCACAGAGGGAAG TAACTGTAGGACTCCTGAGTCCTCGACCGTCATCCCCCAGCTGGTGGTGACAGAAGACACAGATGAAGATGCTCCCTCGGTACCAGATGATACCTCGGACTCTGGCTATGGCACTCTGGTCCCAGGCTCCCCCAAGGCGTCCCACTTCCCGCCAAACCGTCTACGCTCCAGGGCCTTTCGGCGGGACCCTCGCCTCACCTTCTCCACCCTGGACCTCCAAGATGTTCCTTTGcatcctctgcctcctgaccccCAAGCTCCCCAACGCCGAAGCACCCCTGAACTGCCAGAGGAAAGTGTCCAGAAAGGAGGCAGCCTTCCCAGGGGAGACCCACCGACCTCGTCTGAGGAAGAAGACAGGACCTCGGTTGGAGAGAATGTGGTAGTGGAAAACTTACATAGGGCCCGACTTCGGGGGCAGCTCTCCCCCTCCCCGACCCACGCTGACTCTGCTGGGGAAAGCCCCTGGGACTCCTCAGGGGACGAGGAAGAAGAGGGGCCCTTCCTGGGACCCGGCTACAGCCCCTCCCCTCACCCGCTCCGGGCCGAGGACATGCTCCGAGAGATCCGGGAGGAACTGGCCAGCCAAAGGATTGAGAGCGTCCCCGAGCCTGGGGACAGCAGACCTCGGAAGCTGACTCGGGTCCAACTGCAGAGGATGCGGGGGCTTCACGTCGTACACCTGGACACGCCCCTGTCCACATC AGAGGTGTGA
- the PLEKHG6 gene encoding pleckstrin homology domain-containing family G member 6 isoform X4, which translates to MHAFGPPNEGSLQGLVASRIETYGGRLRASTLSTSGSLYPRGGPVLDPSRRRLQGYVPFTKGSGPARGLSPLRLREPDPEKRHGGPFGAGTPHFPKLKEVTRAHELEVRLHTFSMFGMPRLPPEDRRHWEIGEDGDSSLAIEKSWKELVPGHKEMSRELCHQQEALWELLTTELIYVRKLKIMTDLLAAGLLNLQRVGLLTEVSAETLFGNVPSLIRAHRSFWEEVLGPTLEETRASGQPLDPVSLQNGFLSFSQRFQPYILYCLRVKQTMAYAWEQQDSSPLFHTFVQWCEKHKRSGRQTLGDLLIKPHQRITKYPLLLQAVLKRSPEARAREALTAMIAAVESFLRHINKRVRQGEEQESLVAAARRIGPYEVLEPPSEEVEKNLRPFSTLDLMAPVLGLASEHTRQLLLEGPVRVKEGREGKLDVYLFLFSDVLLVTKTLRRADKAKVIRPPLMLEKLVCRPLRDPSSFLLIHLTEFQCVSSALTVHCPRATDCALWLEKTQQAQVALQKLKAEECIQQKRELLALYQDRDGESPGPRPSTPSAEGSESSTEGSNCRTPESSTVIPQLVVTEDTDEDAPSVPDDTSDSGYGTLVPGSPKASHFPPNRLRSRAFRRDPRLTFSTLDLQDVPLHPLPPDPQAPQRRSTPELPEESVQKGGSLPRGDPPTSSEEEDRTSVGENVVVENLHRARLRGQLSPSPTHADSAGESPWDSSGDEEEEGPFLGPGYSPSPHPLRAEDMLREIREELASQRIESVPEPGDSRPRKLTRVQLQRMRGLHVVHLDTPLSTSEV; encoded by the exons ATGCACGCCTTTGGTCCTCCCAATGAGGGTAGCCTCCAAGGACTGGTGGCCTCCCGCATTGAGACCTATGGGGGCCGGCTTCGGGCCTCCACCCTGAGTACTTCTGGCAGTCTCTATCCCCGAGGAGGCCCCGTGCTG GATCCCAGTCGCCGACGCCTCCAAGGCTATGTCCCCTTTACCAAGGGTTCTGGCCCGGCCCGAGGCCTGTCTCCCCTGAGGCTGCGAGAACCAGATCCCGAGAAGAGGCATGGAGGCCCCTTTGGGGCTGGGACACCTCACTTCCCCAAACTCAAG GAAGTCACCAGAGCCCACGAGCTGGAGGTGAGGCTGCACACGTTCAGCATGTTCGGGATGCCCCGCCTGCCCCCAGAGGACCGGCGGCACTGGGAGATCGGAGAGGACGGTGACAGCAGTCTGGCCATTGAGAAGTCCTGGAAGGAGCTGGTGCCTGGGCACAAG GAGATGAGCCGGGAGCTCTGCCACCAGCAGGAAGCGCTGTGGGAGCTACTGACCACGGAGCTCATCTACGTGCGGAAGCTCAAGATCATGACAGAT CTCCTAGCCGCCGGTTTGCTGAACTTGCAACGAGTGGGTCTGCTGACGGAA GTGTCAGCTGAGACCCTGTTTGGAAATGTCCCCAGCCTGATCCGAGCCCACCGGAGCTTTTGGGAAGAGGTGCTGGGGCCCACCCTGGAGGAGACGCGAGCCTCGGGCCAGCCTCTGGACCCTGTCAGCCTGCAAAACGGCTTCCTGTCG TTCAGCCAGCGCTTCCAGCCCTACATCCTGTACTGCCTGCGAGTGAAGCAGACCATGGCCTACGCCTGGGAGCAGCAGGACAGCAGCCCTCTCTTCCACACCTTCGTGCAG TGGTGTGAGAAGCACAAGCGCTCGGGGAGGCAGACGCTGGGGGACCTCCTCATCAAGCCCCACCAGCGCATCACCAAGTACCCACTGCTGCTCCAGGCTGTGCTCAAGAGGAGCCCCGAGGCCCGCGCCCGGGAGGCCCTGACCGCCATG ATCGCAGCGGTGGAGTCGTTCCTCCGACACATCAACAAGCGGGTGCGCCAGGGCGAAGAGCAGGAGAGCTTGGTGGCTGCCGCCCGGCGCATCGGGCCCTACGAGGTCCTGGAGCCGCCCAGCGAGGAGGTGGAGAag AACCTGCGTCCGTTCTCCACGCTGGACCTGATGGCCCCCGTGCTGGGGCTTGCTTCCGAGCACACCAGGCAGCTGCTGCTTGAGGGGCCTGTGCGCGTGAAGGAGGGACGAGAAGGGAAG CTGGATGTGTACCTGTTCCTCTTCTCTGATGTGCTCTTGGTGACCAAGACCCTTCGCAGGGCAGACAAAGCCAAGGTTATCCGCCCGCCCCTCATGCTGGAGAAGCTTGTGTGCCGACCGCTCCGAGATCCAA GCAGCTTCCTGCTTATCCACCTCACCGAATTCCAGTGCGTCTCCAGCGCCCTCACTGTGCACTGTCCCAGAGCTACAGACTGTGCCCTATGGCTGGAGAAGACCCAGCAGGCCCAG GTCGCCCTGCAAAAGCTGAAGGCAGAGGAGTGCATCCAACAGAAGAGGGAGCTCCTGGCCCTCTATCAGGACCGGGACGGGGAgtccccaggccccaggccctccACGCCTTCCGCGGAAGGCTCTGAGAGCAGCACAGAGGGAAG TAACTGTAGGACTCCTGAGTCCTCGACCGTCATCCCCCAGCTGGTGGTGACAGAAGACACAGATGAAGATGCTCCCTCGGTACCAGATGATACCTCGGACTCTGGCTATGGCACTCTGGTCCCAGGCTCCCCCAAGGCGTCCCACTTCCCGCCAAACCGTCTACGCTCCAGGGCCTTTCGGCGGGACCCTCGCCTCACCTTCTCCACCCTGGACCTCCAAGATGTTCCTTTGcatcctctgcctcctgaccccCAAGCTCCCCAACGCCGAAGCACCCCTGAACTGCCAGAGGAAAGTGTCCAGAAAGGAGGCAGCCTTCCCAGGGGAGACCCACCGACCTCGTCTGAGGAAGAAGACAGGACCTCGGTTGGAGAGAATGTGGTAGTGGAAAACTTACATAGGGCCCGACTTCGGGGGCAGCTCTCCCCCTCCCCGACCCACGCTGACTCTGCTGGGGAAAGCCCCTGGGACTCCTCAGGGGACGAGGAAGAAGAGGGGCCCTTCCTGGGACCCGGCTACAGCCCCTCCCCTCACCCGCTCCGGGCCGAGGACATGCTCCGAGAGATCCGGGAGGAACTGGCCAGCCAAAGGATTGAGAGCGTCCCCGAGCCTGGGGACAGCAGACCTCGGAAGCTGACTCGGGTCCAACTGCAGAGGATGCGGGGGCTTCACGTCGTACACCTGGACACGCCCCTGTCCACATC AGAGGTGTGA